In Papaver somniferum cultivar HN1 unplaced genomic scaffold, ASM357369v1 unplaced-scaffold_117, whole genome shotgun sequence, the DNA window ATAGGAGACAATCAACTTCGACAAATGCTTCTTCACACAAAGTATCTGGGGACGAAGAAACTAAACTCATTCAAGAACAAGGCACTAGGAAGCAGCGATGGATAAATCAGCAGCTTCTTCAACCGGAGTTGCCTGTGTCAAATGAATTACCAAGGTGGGGCCATGTTTCATGCCCTACATTCTTTCGGACATACAACAATCACCGTTCTCCGACATACAGTAATCTATATAGTGCAATcctgatgaaaccaaattgaatTAGGACATCAACAACttatgagttttttttcttctcattttgggtttttttttcaaaaaattggtcaattaacccaacaATGACAATTCTTGAGTgaaaaaacatgtaaaatttgatactggaatgtaaaaatagtcaggatgtaaacagtttcatcctatccattttcaaatatttttttatttttaatttacatcaggatgtatTCAGTTTCacccttgttattttttaagtttaaaccaggatgaatccagattcattcttactatttttttggtgtccatttcatccatactaacTTTTTACtcttccattagaaccatgttttaaaaatatttagacaaatgatccattttccgtttctttttctatttttatttgtgtACTTTTTCTTTTACGTTtctgttttgttccgtttttctTCCGTACTTGTTATTTAATTTTAGGACTTAAAGGCACCATTTGAACATTAATTACCTACGTAGAAAATGGTGGATGTTGAGCACAGTACTCCAAACATGGATAACAAGAGTGGGCTAGAACAAGAAGAACTCTTGTAATGAGTCAAACGGTAAAAGATTCAAAGACACTAACTGCATTAAActtatataaaaaattattatttttttaaagaatttGGGAAGTTGCAAAACAAAGAAGAATGCTCCCAGTTGGGTCTAGCATACctgcaaataataatttttcatTTAACCTTAATATAGTTACCGTCATCGATTTACAACTCAATTTTGTGAGTTAATGGAGAATGAGATAATTGTGAATAAAATAATGATTCAATTATGAGTTGTATTAATGATCCAACGAGAAttacaccaatcaatataaaataatactctcCCCTTCCTAGTTTACTTGTCAAAATAGGATTTGCAAAAatttgaaacaaattcaaattacttccacatacaccatcaatcttttaaatcacttgtttaatatacaagtttttgtatcctagttttattctttcttgataattagataattttaatgggaaatgtaataattttttggtatatttttgttaaaaaaactcaattttgacAAATAAACTAGGACGGATGGAGTATTATTTTATCCTACTTTAACATGTGCCCTAGTATATAAGTTAAGAAAATCCTTTCTTTAATCAGAACATATTTCCTATTTGGACATGTTATTTCAGTGACTACAAGAGATCATCAAACTAGAACTCATGAAAatattaatttcatgttttacaTGCTATAGATGAGTATAAatattaatttcatgttttatatGCATTTTTGTGGTTGTCTTGCTTGAGACAATATTCCCTACGACTTCCAAAGTGGAAAAAGAAATTTTAACAAGGAAGAGAAAAAATCGAAAACTAGGATGTTAGAGGAAATTGCTAGTAGGAATTTTAGATGGCTTAACAACGAAGTTTATTTGTGATTATCATTCCAGGTCTATTGTGATAGAGATCACCAAGAATATACACCAAGTTCaagaaatcaaaatttattttcggAATGATTTTACTCATCCATAATTGGAATTTTCGATTGATAATTTATAGTGTATTAATCTTTTAAACATTTTGTAAGGGATACTTCGACATTGTCCACAAACTAGCAACTGCATCCGATTAGGCTTTAAATTGCAATGGGAGGGATGAATGAACGGTTAAATAAGCTCCATACCTTTTGCTGGTTGGGTTTTTCAACCTTTTCTTTTAATCATTTAAAGAAATTAACATCGTTAATTTTGATCACAACTATGTACTATATTCATCTTAtttatatgtttttttctttttttttattagaagaaaAGTATTATTATAAGCAACTAGTTGTAAGGCTAATCTAAGCTCCAACAGCGAACTAAcatattaattgaacaggttgttcaatattttttcttatttaaaCAATTCTTTTTTAATAATTAATAATTTGAATATAAAATCCACTTTTTCGGTCAACTTGGATGGTCCAATAAATTCTTGGAAgatgatattttttttatctttatcctTCGGAATAAGATTTTAGTGTTTTGGGGTCCATTTGCGGGCACAATGCTAGAtttttttacacaaaattggtcaattggaaaagacatgtaaaatttgatattgtttaaatggagtagaatgtaaaaataaccaagatgtaaacagtttcatcctatccatttttaatttacatcaggatgcatccagttcaCCCTCgcaattttttaagtttaaggcaggatgaatccagatttattcttgctattttttgggTGGAAATTTCTGAGGAATCCAAATTTGGTTCCTCTCTCATTTAGAAACCCATCATTAAGATGTTATATATATGTAGCCCAAAAGATAAGATCGACAGTTGAGATTAGTAGTTTTAAGTTGAATATATATTTTCACATTTTTAGGAGATCAAATTAACCTTtctacaattttattttttttaaagaatgaATATATTAAAAAGGAACTAAATAGAGATTACACGGGGAAAAGTAATTCCCATTGAGTCACTTAATtccctttttttttgaagcatgaatatATTAACCTTTAGCCAAATAGTACTATTTACAAATaaagatttagaaaaaaaaaaacgaaagctAATCAGTTGATTAGTCATTGGCGAATTTTGTGGGAACTAAACCGTTTTGCTGTTATTTATGGCCCGTTTAAATTTGGTCTAATTTAaaattttacacaaaattggtaaaaatatcaaaatcaacaattcctgggtgaagcgacatttagattttgatactatttaaatagacaaaaatgtaaaaatagccaggatgtaaacagtttcatcctacccattttcaaatacatttttttattttaaatttacatcaggatgcatccagtttcatccttgctatttttttggtgtccagttCACCCACTCTATTATTATTGTTCTTCTCTCCTAATGAGTTCAATTATGTGCACACTCCTCTAAAAAAATTGTATTTGACATATTCTTTTGATTGGTTGATTAGTAAACTATTGGGCTCATTATCTTCTATGTTTAGAATCACGACCCtcgttacataactccctaaattaaatcaacggTGAAGATTGAAATGTTACGTGCATATTCtttaaggagtgtgcacaaaatcaGACTCTTTTAATCTCCGTCTCGAATTATCAGAAAtttgtgtttatttttctttggttttCCTATAATGATTTCGCAGTACTTTATTCCTATTGACGGTTAATCTGCAGGGACCATGGTAATGTATACTTGCCGATTGTGATTAACAGTGAATACAATATTGCATTATAGTGTATGTATGTATTTATTGCGGTTAACTTTGATTGTAAATTGCATTGTCGTTTTGCGTGGTAATTAAAGTCACGGTTGTTGTATTGTGAAAATTATTGTAATCGTTTATATGATAAGTGCAATTATCATTTCCTCAAATGTGATAATGCCGGTTTTCATTAGGTTGTAAAAATTACTGTTACTTACAAAAAGTGATATTTGCAATTATCAACTAGTGTGCAAATCAtgcttagaaaaaaaaaattagagtgCAAATTAGAATTTCCAGTGTAGATGATTATAAAGAGTGAAATTTGCTATTATCACTCACCGTGAGAATTAAAATTTTCGGTGAAACTGATTATAAAAAATGAAAGTTTGCGATTATCAGCCAGTGTGAAAATTGCAAACTTTCAAATCGCATCTCGTGATAATTGTGCTTTTCCAAAAAGTGTTTGCAGATCGTGAAAATCGGTGTTGTCACTTAATTATGAAAACTGGAATTTTCATAGTACTCGTCAGAATTCGTAGGTTATAATGATTTATGCAAAACATAAATTTTCACCGTCAAATATTATGGTAAACAGAAAATAGAATTGAGTTTTTTTAGGATTAACATTAATTCTATTCTTGGATATATATCTGATTTTCCAATCCGTTTTTAAAACCGATGGAGTGAGTTTTAGGGAGTTTTTTAAGGAATTTTAACTGCACGAAACTTTATTTAAGGATTTAACATTATATTTTGACTTTTTAATTTGTTGTTAAATATCTATAATTTATAACTCCTAAAGGTTATTCACGTAATCTAACATAATTTTGGTTTCTGTACGTATAAAAACTTAATTGTGGGTCTGTGAAGCTGAAAAATACATAAATAGGCTGCACATATTTTCCccctatttttttggtgtctattTCACTCATACTAATACTTGTCCATTAGatccatattttaaaaatatttggacaaataactcatttttaatttatttttatcatgatttaaaaaaaaggatttataTTTTAAGTTCAAAATTGAGTGGACGAAAGCCGAAATCCAAGCCAAGAACATGGAGCCTCTGATTCGTTTTACTATTGTTATACCAGAATGCAAAATTATGTTTAAGTTACCGTAAAAAAAAACCTCTGATTCGTTTTACTATTGATATACCAGAATGCAAAATCATGTTTAAGTTACCATCAAAAAAGTAGAAGGGAGCATGAGATGAGATGCCCACAGTTGCTAATTTTTTATTAACTAATCTAAAAACTATTCGTAGTTTAGATAATCTAAAATCTTAACCATGGTAATAATAGTATGCATACGATCATTAACTGTGTCAACAGGATCATTAACTGTGTCAACAGGATATAGTCCATTTACGGTATGCCTaagttttcttataaaaaaaaaaaaaagttttttctcGTGTCACTACCAAATTCTTAATCAGAGCAAACTTTTATCACAGTTAATGATTTTTGGTTCAGACAAACAGTCTTCCCGTGGATCACAAGGCGAATTAAATTTAGTTCACTGACTAGTGACTACAGATGATAAACATGCACTACGTGTGAGGCGCATTTCCAATCATAATTAGGTCCTTGATGACGATTTAACTTCTTTTATTGAGATTAAAATAGAGAGCCCGAAGAAGATAAGTCAGCGCCTCGAGATCCTTGAGATGTGTTTGCATTATATCAGCTAAGATTCACAGCATATCCAATTTCAGAGAACTCTCTCTAAAAACGAATTCAAGACATTAATGGAGATCACCACCAGGGTTAGAGAATGTCTCGTGTATGATCGATACGAGGAACTGAAGACCTTCGATGAAACCAAAGCTGGTGTCAAAGGCATAGTTGATGCTGGGATTGCAAAGATTCCAAGAATGTTCATTCGACCACAAGATGAGCTCAACGAGGACTTAGCAGTTCATACTGAACATAGATGTAGTAGCTTTATGTACCGAATTTGCTAATTGGAGGGAAACACTAAAGTGTAATTTGTTATCTCCTGAACCACTAGATCCACATGAATTGCCAGACACTTGCAGGTATACACTACAATCAATTGACTCATGTTTACAGCATTAGAATTGGTTCTAGCTAGTTTCGATTTCTATTTATGAGTTCATTTTTCTGTAGCAAATAATTGATTTTCATTTCAGAGATAGGTGATGTGTAGAGAGAATGTCTAGCTTATATATCACCATATGGAACTTGTTGTTTATCATGTGAGACTATCTTTAGTTATCCCATGTGTGACTCACATGTGTGTGTATTGAGCCACacaactccaacaatctccaccttggcgagaatACACACAACCTCCCCACCTCCGTATGCTACCAATCGTCGGACAACGATTACTGCCACCGGATGCTCCACGTGCGACCTTCCGACTGACATTCATAACCACTCTTCAGCCCGACTTCCGGTAGctccaccttgctctgataccattttgtAGAACCTCTACGGACCGCAGCACCTTCTCAGGGCACGACCACGtagcaccgatattgtccccacttgaccactTTGACGCTAGATATGGGGTTTTCATccaaaaggcctcggtgctatgtaggGAGAATGTCTAACTTATATATCATCATATGGAACTTGTTCtcctccatgtgggactatctttAGCTACCCCATGTGTGACTCACATGTGTGTATTCCACACAATTCCAACAATCTCCATCTTGGCGAGAATACACACCACCTGGCCATCTTCGTATGCTACGAATCGGACAATGATTACTGCCACCAGATGCTCTTGGAACACCACTCATACTTTGAGCTTCCCGGCTCCAACTGCGACCTTCCGATTGCCGGCATTCCATGACCACTCTTCAGCCCGACTCCGGGTAGCTCCAACTTACTCTGATACCATTTTGTAGGACCTCTACGGACCGCCGCACCCTCTCCGGACacgaccacatagcaccgatactgtccccacttgaccactTTGTGGTTAGGTGTGGGGTTTTATCTAAAAGGTCTCGGTTCTATGTAGGGAGTATGTCTATTTTATATATCACCATATGGAACTTGTTCtcctccatgtgggactatctttAGCTACCCCATGTGTGACTCACATGTGTGTATTGAGCCACACAACTCCAACAAGTAACATGGATTGTAGTGAATGTTTATCGTTGAACGGTCATTATTATCCCGCATGTCCTGAACCTGAACTTAACCAAGGGTACAAGAAAGCATTCAGACCCAAGTATCTTCACTATTCTTCTTCAAGATGACATTGGCGGCCTGCAATTTCTGAATCAGAATCATTGGTTCAATGTCAAGCCTATCCCTGGTACATTTGTTGTGAATATCGATGACATTCTTCAGGTAATTGTATCTATAAATTTGTGACTAATTTATTTGAGATGCACATACCGAAATGAATCATGCAAATCAACCACTCATTTGTTCCAATGCAGCTTATTAGCAATGGCAAGTTTAAAAGCGTGGAGCATAGAGTACTTGTCAATCATGTTGGACCAAGAGTATCAGTGGCATGCTTCGTCAGACCAACTATGAATAGATCCACAAAGCTTTATGGTCCTATATAGGAGCTACTTTCCGAAGGTAACCCACCTGTGTACAGGGAGATTACATTTAAAGAGTATGCCAGTTATAGCCAATCTAAGGACTGAACGGCGTTTCTGCCTCAAACTACTTCAGGTCTGCAAGTTACGAAGTTAATACTGGTTGATAGCATCATCCATGGCCCATATGGGGTTTTCTATTTCAGACTATAAACTCAACGACAGATAAATATTAGCGGGAGCACCTAAATATTtctgttttcgatttgatttcctGTAACAGTTTAGTCTTATGGAATTAGAATTTTACTACGATATACATTCTCTTGCTATTTTCCATGCTGTGAAATGATGCTGCTGATAAATTATTTTGATTCATTAGATGTAGAATCTCTACACAGCTTTTATTGCGGTTATGGTGATTACATTCATGTGTACATGTAGAGGGGTTT includes these proteins:
- the LOC113329704 gene encoding 1-aminocyclopropane-1-carboxylate oxidase homolog, which codes for MEITTRVRECLVYDRYEELKTFDETKAGVKGIVDAGIAKIPRMFIRPQDELNEDLAVHTEHRYDIGGLQFLNQNHWFNVKPIPGTFVVNIDDILQLISNGKFKSVEHRVLVNHVGPRVSVACFVRPTMNRSTKLYGPI